The Herbiconiux sp. SALV-R1 nucleotide sequence GCACGACCTCGACCCCGACCGCCCTCGGGGTGCCCGCCCTGGAGCCTTCGCGACGCAGCACGACCCGCCGCACGGTCGTCTCGCCGCGCAGCTCGAGGTTCGGCCGTCCGGCCGCCACGCCGACGGGCGGGAGCAGGTAGGCCAGCGCCGCGTTCCAGCGCTCGCCGTCGCGCAGGTTCATGGGCAGCGGGCCGACACCGATCGGCTGCTCGCTGTTCTTATCGGCCTCGAACGGCAGCCCAGCCGCCCGCGCGGAGCGCACGAAGGCCGCCGCCCCCGCGGTGCCGCCCGAGCCGTCGGGGCCGATCGGTGCGCGCGTGACGGGCATGGGCCCCGAGGAGCCGTGCAGCGCATCCGTGCCGTACTGCGCATCCGTTTCCAGCCGCTCGAGCGCGGGGAGGCAGGCCTCCCGGCTCCACTCGCGGCCGCCGAGCCCCGCCCACACCTCGTGGTCGGCCCGGCGGGGCCGCACGAAGTAGCCGCCGTTGATCGTGGTCGATCCGCCGGCCACCCGTCCACGGGCGAGAGAGTAGGGCCGCCCCTCCCGCAGCGTCGCATCATGGGCCCAGTTGAGCGGATGCCCGACGCCCGCCCCCGCGATCGTCGCCGCGTCGAGGGCGTCGGCGGGGAAGGCCGCCGCCGAGGAGGGGAACGGCCCGGCCTCGAGCACGAGCACGCGGCGCCACGGGTCTTCGCTGAGCCGCGCGGCGAGGGCGCAGCCGGCGGCTCCCGCCCCGACCACCACGACGTCCCAGACCTCGTCGCCCGGCGCGGTCACGGCCGGCTACCCGTCGCCGCGGGTGGAGTCGAAGGTCGAGGCCAGCGTCGCCACCGCCTCGTGCAGCAGCTGCACGAGGTCGGCGTCGTCGTTCCTCAGCCACTGCTCGTAGGCCGAGAGGGAGACCGCGAGGTACGACCAGGCGATCGCCTGCGGGCGCAGCGACTCCTCCGGCTCGCCCGACCGCGTGGCGACGAAGGAGGCGATCACGGCCCGCCAGGCCGCGTAGCGGAGGGTCGAGTGGGCGACCAGGGTCGGCACGTTGAGCAGCAGATCCATGCGCTGCCGGTGGTAGGGCACCTCCTCGGCCGGGAAGCGGTTGAACTCCACCACGGCGGCGTGCAGGGCGTCGACCACGGGGAGCTCGGCCGGCATGCTCGCCAGGTGCTCGCGCATGCGGTCGAGCAGGAGGTCGAAGTCACCCCACGGCAGGTCGTTCTTCGAGGGGAAGTAGCGGAACACGGTGCGCCGCCCGATGCCCGCCCGCGCCGCGATCTGGTCGATGGTGGTGGCGTCGAAGCCGTTCTCGAGGAAGAGCTGGAGGGCGATGTGGCTGAGCTCGGCACGGGTGGTCGAGGGTTGTCTGCCCACCCGCACGACGACGGTGGTGGTGGGCGTCTCCGACGCGTCGGTCACGTCTGCCCCTTCCATTCGGCACTCGGTGTCATTAGTATCGTCTTCATCGCCGCGATTCGACGAAGAAGACGAATACGACCATGAGGAGAATCCCATGAGTGACCGTGATGTGGCCAGCACCGAGACCGTGAACGACGACGTGTCGCTCGTCGAGGACTCCCTCGTCGAAGAGGTCTCGATCGACGGAATGTGCGGCGTCTACTAGGCCGACGGCCATGACCACGCCGCACCTCGACAGCGCGTGGGACCTGCATCCGCAGGTGTCGGTGCGCCCTGAGCCCTTCGGGGCCCTGCTCTACCACTTCGGCACGCGCAAGCTCTCGTTCCTCAAAGACCGGGCCCTCCTGGCCGCGGTCGAAGAGCTCGCCGGCTCGGCGTCGCTGCGCGACGCGTTCTCCCGCGCGGGCATCGGCGACGCCGACATGCCCCGCTACCAGTCAGCCCTCGGCACGCTCGCCGTGTCGCAGATGGTGATCGAAAGGCGACCATGACCCTCCTCGACGCACCCCGCACGCCGGCGAAACCGGGCCGGTTGGTCGATCTGTTCGAATACGGTCTCGACTCGCCGATCTGCCTCACCTGGGAGCTCACCTACGCCTGCAACCTCAGCTGCGTGCACTGCCTGTCGTCGTCGGGCCGACGCGACCCGCGCGAGCTCAGCACCGAGGAGTGCAAGGCCGTCATCGACGAGCTCGAGCGCATGCAGGTGTTCTACGTCAACATCGGCGGCGGGGAGCCCACGGTGCGCAGCGACTTCTGGGAGCTCGTCGACTACGCCACCGCCCACAAGGTGGGGGTGAAGTTCTCCACCAACGGGGTGAAGATCACGCCCGAGGTCG carries:
- the mftB gene encoding mycofactocin biosynthesis chaperone MftB (MftB, a small protein, is a peptide chaperone that assists the radical SAM enzyme MftC in performing two modifications to the C-terminal Val-Tyr dipeptide of the mycofactocin precursor peptide, MftA. MftB's role is analogous to the role of PqqD in the biosynthesis of PQQ, a cofactor that derives entirely from a Tyr and a Glu in the precursor PqqA.), which codes for MTTPHLDSAWDLHPQVSVRPEPFGALLYHFGTRKLSFLKDRALLAAVEELAGSASLRDAFSRAGIGDADMPRYQSALGTLAVSQMVIERRP
- the mftR gene encoding mycofactocin system transcriptional regulator (MftR, the mycofactocin system transcriptional regulator, is an uncharacterized TetR family DNA-binding transcription factor. Its role is inferred by context. It occurs as part of the biosynthesis locus for mycofactocin, a partially characterized electron carrier derived from the terminal Val-Tyr dipeptide of the precursor peptide MftA, through a radical SAM enzyme-mediated process.), with the protein product MTDASETPTTTVVVRVGRQPSTTRAELSHIALQLFLENGFDATTIDQIAARAGIGRRTVFRYFPSKNDLPWGDFDLLLDRMREHLASMPAELPVVDALHAAVVEFNRFPAEEVPYHRQRMDLLLNVPTLVAHSTLRYAAWRAVIASFVATRSGEPEESLRPQAIAWSYLAVSLSAYEQWLRNDDADLVQLLHEAVATLASTFDSTRGDG
- the mftA gene encoding mycofactocin precursor MftA (Mycofactocin is a small molecule electron carrier derived from the final two amino acids, Val-Tyr, of MftA, the mycofactocin precursor. It plays a role in redox homeostasis and the metabolism of alcohols and aldehydes in Actinobacteria, including Mycobacterium tuberculosis.), which translates into the protein MSDRDVASTETVNDDVSLVEDSLVEEVSIDGMCGVY